The Chiloscyllium punctatum isolate Juve2018m chromosome 31, sChiPun1.3, whole genome shotgun sequence nucleotide sequence GTGATGCAGTCAGCAGCTCAGAAAGACAAAGAGTCAAGGATTAAAGAAGGATTGAGCCTCTCTTCATACATCaatcctgacatcccaggaatcagtctggttaaCCCTCTTTGCACTATCACAATGGCCAGGGCATCCGTTCAGGGACAGGAGAAACAAAAGTGCACATGGTACTCCAGGTGTGTGCTCACTGTAACCCTTACAGAAGGATATCCCTACACCATACTCTATTCCTATCACTGTGAAGGCCAATGTTTAATTTCAATGATCCAATGCTTGTTACTCCTGTCTGCTTACTAAAAAAAGTAAGTCTCAGAGAAACAGGGATCAAAATGGGGTCCGAGACTCTGATGTAAAATTGTAGAACACAATGTACCCATTGTATCCATGCTGGTCGTCAAACACCTATCACTCAAGTCCCATTTTCTGACTTTTAACATGTAACCTATATAGTGGTGTTTTGTATGATTATCTAAAGGTTTCTTCTCGTTGCAATGGTTGCTGCATCTGTTAGCATTTCAGGTgatgcaagacctgctgagtatctccagcatcttctgtttttattttagatttccatcATTTTGCTTCTGCACTTTTCCTTAGACCTTCAGAGGGTTAGAAAGATATGGGAAGAAAAGAGGAACAGGACTGATTTGCAAATCTATAAAATGCATCCCACCCCTGCCAACTCTCATGCCTCTGTACCTTTCCATAATTTTGGGTAGACATTGACTAGTCCCCTTCCCTCAAAGACATTTATGAACCAGTTCAGTGTTAATGATAATCCAGCAGTTTCCCTCTGCGTCAGCTCCACAAATGACAAGATTAATTTCGTGCAGTTTCACGACCTGTGTGTGTTCttcttgtttctctgtctctaacTTTGTTTTCTGTTTGAAAGGTTGATTGAAGAAAAAAAACCACATCCAAATCCAACAGTCACTCTGCTTGTGATAATTTCAAGATTTTGAACATTGAAGGAAAAAGCAccattcacactggggagaaacaCAAATCGTCTGTGTGTGGAAGAGTCAGTGAACATTCATCTGAAATGTCCCAACGCCAGCGCAGTCACACTCGGGAGAGACTTTGGAAATGTAGGGATTGTGGGAAGGGATTTCTTTACAAATCCCAGCTGGAAACTCACCAacgcagtcacactggggagaagccatacACCTGCTCtgactgtgggaagggattctCTCGGTCATCCAAACTGCTGAtccaccagcgagttcacactggggaaagaccgttcacctgctctgattgtgggaaaagattcactcagtcatccgaACTGCTCAGACACCAGCGAATTCATactggggagaaaccattcacctgttttgagtgtgggaagggattctcTCAGTCATCCAACCTGCTGATACATcagcgagttcacactggggagagaccattctcCTGTTCTgagtgtgggaaagcattcactCAGGCAACTcatctgctgacccaccagcgaaTTCACACTGGGCAGAGGCCATTTGCATGTTctgagtgtgggaaaggattcacttgCTCATCTCATCTATTGGTACACCGGCGAactcacacaggggagaaaccattcacctGTTTTGTATGTGGGAAGGCATTCCCACAGTCATCCAACCTGCTGACACACCAGCGAATTCACACtagggagagaccattcacctgttctgagtgtgggaaagcattcactCAAGCAATTCACTTGCTGACACATCAGCAGGTTCACACTGGGAAGAAACCATCCACCTGttcagagtgtgggaagggattcattcGATCATCCagcctgctgagacaccagcaaatTCACAAATAACCAACTGAAAGATTTTGCTTTCACTCACATCAAGGAATGAACTGTGGTCTTTGGATCATTTGTACTGATGTTGTTCATTCCTGCTCAATAAAAGCTTGTAAAATGGAGATAATTTTCTTTACATTTGTAACAGTTACCCTGTAACTGGAGGGTAGATTTTGGAAAGTATCTTATCGTTACTGTATATCAACATATACACACTGGGTAAAGACTACCCACCTACACGATTTGTGAAAAGGGATTTCTTGGTTCATTAGGCCTGGTTAATCATCAATGAATTCCCAAGAATCTCTCTCTGAATTGTTTCTTGATTCCACTGTTACCTATATTCAAACCATGTTTTATGGGTCGGGTTCTGATGATGTTTCTAAACACCACATGTCTGGTTACCTATTTGGGTGACAAATTATATAGATCAGCTTTTTGTTAAACCTATTGTGCCTTTATCGTATCTGTAAAGCACAAATTTATTTTGAGCTCTCCGGCTCCCATGTCTCCTCTGTCCTCACTTCCAACAAGTGCAAGGAACGCTTGGAGTTTTTTTGTCGCACGGAACGGGACAATCAGAGTGAGGGACAGCCCGAAATGCTGGAAATTCAGTGCACCGTACTGGGCACAAGGGAAGAAGTTATTTTTCACACAAGCACCAAAAGAAAGgatgatgctggaaatcagaaagatAAACAGCAATTGATAGAAAAACTCAGTGGGGTCCgaggaggaaaggtcattggacctaAAACATTAATTCTTGATTTCTCTCCATGACATGGaggccaatgttggactgggatggacaaggtcagaagccAGATGACACCACGTTataatccactccctccaccactgtcactcagtagcagctgtgtgtactatctacaagatgcatggcagaaattcaccaaggattcccagacagcaccttccaaacccacgaccacttccacctggaaggactaaggcagcagatatatgggtaCACCCCACCACTTTCAGTTCCCCTTCCaaactactcaccatcctgacttggaaatatattgttattccttcactgggtcaaaatcctagcattccctccctaatagcgttgtgggttaacccacagcaggtggactgcagcagttcaataaggcagttcttcaccatcttctcaagggcaactaggaatgggcaataaaatgctggccacTTTGGGACGCCTACATCCCACAACTgaataaagggggggggggggggggggaaaggtttATTTGCAATCGTAAGCTTTTGTACTGCTACCCCTTGGTCAAGTCAAGGAGCAGCGCTGtgagagcttgtgatttcaaataaacctgttggactataacctggtagtGTGCGATTTCTGGCCCTGATTACCCTCCatagaaacgaaaacagaaattgctggaaaagctcagcaatctAGCAACATCtagggagagaaatcagagttaacgtttcggatccaatgacccttcgtctgagacacctgctgagcttttccaacagttTCTCATCAGCACGTCTCTGGGAGAAGATACATCCAGAGTAAGGGAAAGCCCGTATGTTTTCCCGTTTGCTGCAAACGCAGAACTTTCTAATTCGGGTCGAGCAGCCGACACTGGGTGTTTATAAAACCTCCCAGTCCACACTGATAGCCCCTACGCTCCCAGTCTCTGCCGGATCACTAGCCCCGTCCCTCATTCATTCCCATTGATTGGAGGACCTTTGCACTGCTAGCCCCGCCCACTCTCCTCCTATTGGCCAATGggctgccgtcaatcagccagGTCCTATTGTGAGATGAGTGGCGGGATCCGCCCTTTCTCTGCCCTGGGATTCATCATTTGCAGCGAATGAGGCAGTATTCTCTCACTGGAGAAACGCTGCAAATCCATCCCCATTTGCTCACAGCCTTCCTAATAAGTGTCTCTTTCCCCGAGGGTCTGCCTCCATTCATCAGCCTTTCTTTTCCCTCAACTCACCCATTAATCAGCATCTATACCACCATTTCCGAGCTGCTTTTTGTTCCGATGAATGATCGCCAGACTAGGGACCTTATCTCTGTTTTTATATCACAGATGTTGTCAGGCCTGCAAAGTTTCTCCAGTGTTTTCTTTGttacagatctccagcatccgtaattgtagagtcagagagatgtacagcaaggaaaacagacccttcagccaaactcgtccatgtcgaccagaaatcctaatctagtcccatttgtgagcatttggcccatctccctcaaaaccctcctattcatatacccattcagatgtgttttaaatgttgtcattgtactggACTTCAttatttcttctggcagctcattccatacacgcaccaccctctgcgtgaaaaagttgccctttatgtctcttttaaatctttcccccctcaccttaaacctatgccctttagtatTGGACTATCCTACAGcggggaaatgaccttgtttatttactctatccaagcccctcataattttataaacctcagcatCCCAGGttccagggaaagtagccccagccaATTTAACCTGTCCATAAAGCTCAAActttccaactctggcaacatccttgtaaatcttttctaaactctttcaagtttcaacaTCTTTCTTGTAGCAGGgagacagaattgcatgcaatattccaaaagtggccaaaccaatgtcctgcacagactTTCCAATtcctatgctcaatgcactgaccaataacagCAAGCATAcggaacaccttcttcactatcctatctacctgccactccactttcaaggaactatgaagctgcactccaaggtctttttgttcaacaacatgttgcaggaccttaccattaagtctttccaaagtgcagaatctgacatttatctgaattaaacttcatctgcccctcctcagaacaatggcccatctgatcaagaccctgctatactctgaggtaaccttcttcgctgtccactacaccacctagtttggtgtcatttgcaaatttacaaactgtacataatttacataaatgacaaaaagcagtggacccagcaccgatccagcaccgacactgaaactgtctctcgtCAGTGTGAACTTGCTGATGTGTCACCTGGTTTGATGAATTAATAAATCTCTTCGCACACTCTGTGCAGAcagacatagaacattatagcgcagtacaggccctcagccctcaatgttgcatcaacctgtgaagcaatctgaagcccatctatcctacactattccattttcatccatatgtttatccaataaccatttaaatgcccttaatgtcggcGAGTTTACTGttgcttcaggcagtgctttccacgcCTCTActgctgagtaaagaaactacctctgacatctgtcctgtatctatcatccctcaatttaaagctatctccccacatgctagccatcaccatctgagaaaaaaggttctcactgtccatcctatctaaccctctgattatcttatatgtctcaattatatcacctctcaatcttctttctaACGAAAACAATCTCACGGcgctcagcctttcttcataagaccttccctccataccaggcaacatcctagtaaacttcctctgacccctttccaaagctcccaaatccttcatataatgtggtgatcagaactgtacgcaatattccaagtgcggctgcaccagagttttgtacagctgcagcgtgACCTCCGAAACTTGATCCTTCCAACAATAacagctaacacactgtatgcattcttaacaaccctttgtggcaactttcagagatctatgtataTGGACATCAAGGTCTGTCTGCTCAtttgcactaccaagaatcttgccattatTCCAGTATTCTTTAtgcctgttgctccttccaaaattaatcacatcacacttttccacattaaactccatttgccacctctcagctgaGCTCTGCAGCTTATATATGTCcctctggaacctgcaacatccttcagcacgatCTACAACTCCACTAACCTTAGCGACATCTGCAAATTTCGAACCCATCCTTTTACGTCcccatctaggtcatttataaaaatgaccaacagcagtgaccccaaaacagatccttgcggtacaccacgagtaactaaattccaggatgaacatttcctatcaataaccaccctctgtcttctttcagctcgccaaattctgatccaaatcgataaatcaccctcaatccctctGCAATACCCCAccgtggagaaccttatcaaatgacttACTGAAATCTGCACACATAAcgaccactttaccctcatccacctcttaggtcaccatctcaaagaactgaaTAAGATTCATaagacatgacctacccttcacaaaactatgttgactatccctaaccaacttattcctctctagattatTATACATTCTATCTCTTCTAACCTTTTCCTACACTTTGCCCAcaatcgaagtaaggctcactggtctatagttaccagggttacctctactccccttctggaacaaggggacatttgctgtcctctagtcttctggcactattcctgtagacaatgtcaacataaagatcaaagccaagggttctgcaatctcctcttggcttcccagagaatcttaggATAATCCTATGGaactgatttagacagtacaaagagagtgagacagaaaccACAAAATTAAAAATGGAGGTTATGTGAACTGGCCGAAGCTCATAATTTGCAGAATAGCAGTTCACAgaactgcagtgaaaacaatttCTGACCATTAAAGATTCTGTAGGAAGGTAAAATTGGTAGCTCAGCAACACACAGTCAGGCAGTGGTGCAAACCTTATTTAGACACAATTAGCAGAGGCAACATTGAAACATAGAACTGAGCTAAAATATTCCCATTGTGAGGGCCAAAGAAAGTTAGACAAAGGCAGAGGGGAGATCCGGGAGGGCAAACATAAAAGAAAGCAATGGATGGACATGGATTCAGATCCAGTGTAAAGGAGCCACACTAGCCCCAGGCCATGCAAACTCTCACCCATAACAGAACACAGCACTAAAAGCTTGAACGTGGTCCTGAATAATCAAAGATGCTGAGCTCTGTAACAAATTCACTGCTTTCAATACTGCTGGAGCCTGCAACTGGAATTATATCAGAAGCACTGAAAACAGAAACTACAATTCAACACATTACCCTGTAGCCCATGGTATATTTTGTATGTATATTGTGGTGAtgatgctcctttaacaaggttatgttgtggtTGGCTTTTATTTCCAGAGAGGTCGTAGAAGACACAGACTCCGAAAagtctggggttgaagggttttagggctgGTTTGAGGGTAGATAACGGATACTGCCTCAGGccaaaggctttcaagtttaaacaACACGTGTACAATGGAAGGGGAgcagccagttctcccagctcagcttttctctagtTTGGTTTGGTTTAGTTTTTAAGAGCTATGTGAAAAAAAGCTGCTGAACCCAAAGAGGCAGTTCCAGGCTGGTACTTTCGCTCTGGCCTCTCTATTGTCCGACCCTGTATTTGATTTTACCTTTAGTCCCAAGCGGTGTTTATGGGAAttcttacaaggatgttgccagagttggaaagTTTGAGCTTTATGAACAGCATCATTAAACTGATATAATaatgtatatgtatatgtatataaTAATTTGGGTATTTGGGTAGGTTGTTATTCagtattctattctcttttgtttgtgtttcatttggtaatcttagaaataaattctgttttgttgaaAACTAAGTGGGTTGGCCAGCTACATCTCTCCTCGAATATGTGCGTTACAGCTGCTTAAAACaatgagcaaagttagggtctgggttactttcttgaaatgttttgagggggtctggcctggttcataacaATATGTCCATATGCATATGCTGACCAGTCTgctatgtgggaccttgtcaaatgtgattgtgatagggttagggttggagTTAACAAAATCCATTTAAACAATATCCTCACATCAATCCTCCTTGCCAATTACTAAaagaattcaatcaaatttgttaaGCTTGACTtaacaaagcaatgctgactatccctgactagggatacggggagagtgcgggtaagtggcggtgaaatgcccatcagccatgattgaatggcgagtggacccaatgggccaaatggccttacttccactcttatttcttatggtctaatgCATTTTTAAGTGACAGGTTATCTGATTTCTCAGGGTTAGTTCTTAtaattgcccaccaccaaggtaaGGGTGACTGGCCTATAGTTGTTTGGCACTTCCTTGGTCCTCTTTTTAAATAATGAAACCACATTTGGATTTCTCCAGCCCTCCCACACCTCA carries:
- the LOC140457000 gene encoding uncharacterized protein gives rise to the protein MSQRQRSHTRERLWKCRDCGKGFLYKSQLETHQRSHTGEKPYTCSDCGKGFSRSSKLLIHQRVHTGERPFTCSDCGKRFTQSSELLRHQRIHTGEKPFTCFECGKGFSQSSNLLIHQRVHTGERPFSCSECGKAFTQATHLLTHQRIHTGQRPFACSECGKGFTCSSHLLVHRRTHTGEKPFTCFVCGKAFPQSSNLLTHQRIHTRERPFTCSECGKAFTQAIHLLTHQQVHTGKKPSTCSECGKGFIRSSSLLRHQQIHK